One Solirubrobacterales bacterium genomic window carries:
- a CDS encoding Ig-like domain-containing protein: MITATERDVTERTSDREIVRKAVLLAVLVLSAVAFLATSGAGRAEAAAPVIMNTANAPGPSGMSFGKNWLENWTPSDGFRQVRVTLTVKHDPGRRVTGLRIDDDYNGNDDTGSATLRAVTPQQPTVAGGFDYSRVTLTFDVSNSNTGLTCPGLFGGDGVRSRTLTLRIRAQLDDGTQTATSNSDMRLIRADCSGKDDLPRITARSQDQTSINVGQSVNFTFTADDSDAALTTWQEFGGVINWRMRRLSDNTVTAEQSWGTCQNSDNASKTMPVTFNRRGTWVVEAKLRNVNNSCGDPAPGDAGYYMLGTVDVNSPASAGPNVTLNATRPQLNGNTTLSATFSDATADQGEGGRGQFLEWDLDENAGNGVGGFEATNLGDWLTGLTSPFNRNLNTTGFSPGLHSVRVRVTDNGAMSAADNIRRQKIATTQFLVDTPPVALPDSKQTETGSPVSMALAGTDVDGDSLTYSISTPPAHGSISGSGASRTYTPDPGYAGLDSFVFEANDGYGGTGTATVNLRVDPDLDPFTGPSGTVDSRGGQIEFGSHATDPVGATFECQLDSGSWDPCTSPFSVTDLPDGSHTLRTRVTANGLTNPAVGEASWTVDAFPKVTIDDQPDALTDQTSAAVDFTLSEDGATPTPTSECRIDSLDWVPCGSGESWEDLDDGVHTIEIRATDAFGKQFVRSVSWTVLTDGGSTTIDTPYPASFTRDTTAEVSFSGSANTDHTECSLDGGPWQACASPTTVNGLTEGEHTLRVRSVNALGKASDQPASITWTVDRTPAVVEITAGPSGPTPNAPAAFSFESSESFSTFECKLDGGDYAPCSSPFDLPNGLADGYHSFRVAAIDRAGNRSLAPQRDFKLMSSAAAAEITSGPAEGSTTKATAASFGISAAAPVPGFECKLDGGDYGPCSDPAAVTGLTDGSHTFSVRAIDEVGNRGAAAIRNWTVDTTAPSTEITAGPSGISGSAGAEFRFASSEAGSSFECSLDDAAWQACNSPLNLTGLTEGPHGFRVRATDQAGNTDSSPDSRAWTVDSTAAVPDPPLPDPETQPCDFRTPRERCGDPYLVGSARSSFRKKRGKGSIRVDIDSGAVALKRVVARMPSGLETRTFSGAAGRKVGTVTLTGSSRSRVTLKLPRRVKKGNLVAGSKGGAKITLNQRSLVLTNLPPGTTGVKIRLKSSRGLGISASVCGTKTWRAVLTDTGSVTRLVSAQGDNNCVRKGTR; this comes from the coding sequence GTGATCACAGCCACCGAGCGGGACGTAACTGAGCGGACATCGGACCGGGAGATCGTGCGAAAGGCCGTGCTGCTCGCCGTGTTGGTGCTGTCCGCGGTGGCCTTCCTTGCCACCAGTGGTGCAGGTCGCGCCGAGGCTGCCGCCCCGGTGATCATGAACACCGCCAACGCCCCCGGCCCTTCCGGGATGTCCTTCGGCAAGAACTGGCTGGAGAACTGGACCCCATCCGACGGTTTCCGCCAGGTTCGCGTGACCCTGACCGTCAAGCATGATCCCGGCCGCCGGGTCACCGGGCTGCGGATCGACGACGACTACAACGGCAACGACGACACCGGCTCGGCCACCCTGCGGGCGGTCACCCCGCAGCAGCCGACGGTCGCCGGTGGCTTCGACTACAGCCGGGTCACCCTCACCTTTGACGTGTCGAACAGCAACACCGGCCTGACCTGCCCCGGGCTCTTCGGCGGCGACGGTGTCAGGTCGAGAACCCTCACCCTCCGGATCCGGGCCCAGCTTGACGACGGCACCCAGACCGCGACCAGCAACTCGGACATGCGCCTGATCCGCGCCGACTGCAGCGGCAAGGACGACCTCCCGCGGATCACCGCCCGTTCGCAGGATCAGACCTCGATCAACGTCGGCCAGAGCGTCAACTTCACCTTCACCGCCGACGACTCCGATGCGGCCCTGACCACCTGGCAGGAGTTCGGCGGCGTGATCAACTGGCGGATGCGACGGCTCAGTGACAACACGGTCACCGCGGAACAGAGCTGGGGAACCTGCCAGAACTCGGACAACGCCTCGAAAACCATGCCGGTCACCTTCAACCGGCGGGGCACCTGGGTGGTCGAAGCCAAGCTGCGAAACGTCAACAACAGCTGTGGCGACCCCGCCCCGGGGGACGCCGGCTACTACATGCTCGGCACGGTCGACGTCAACTCGCCCGCATCCGCCGGCCCGAACGTGACCCTAAACGCGACCCGCCCGCAGCTGAACGGCAACACGACGCTTTCCGCGACCTTCAGTGACGCCACCGCCGACCAGGGCGAAGGCGGCCGGGGACAGTTCCTCGAGTGGGACCTCGACGAGAACGCCGGTAACGGGGTGGGTGGTTTCGAGGCCACCAACCTCGGTGACTGGCTGACCGGGCTCACCTCGCCGTTCAACCGCAACCTGAACACGACCGGTTTCTCCCCCGGGCTCCACTCCGTCCGGGTCCGGGTCACCGACAACGGGGCGATGAGCGCGGCCGACAACATCCGGCGGCAGAAGATCGCCACCACCCAGTTCCTGGTCGACACCCCGCCGGTGGCACTGCCGGACAGCAAACAGACGGAGACCGGAAGCCCGGTGAGCATGGCCCTGGCCGGCACCGACGTCGACGGCGATTCGCTCACCTACTCGATCTCGACCCCGCCCGCCCACGGTTCGATCAGCGGCAGCGGCGCCAGCCGCACCTACACCCCCGACCCGGGCTACGCCGGACTGGACTCGTTCGTGTTCGAGGCGAACGACGGCTATGGCGGCACCGGGACCGCAACCGTCAACCTGCGGGTCGACCCGGATCTCGATCCCTTCACCGGTCCGAGCGGCACCGTCGACTCCCGTGGCGGCCAGATCGAGTTCGGGTCTCACGCCACCGATCCGGTCGGCGCCACCTTCGAGTGCCAGCTCGACAGCGGCAGCTGGGATCCCTGCACGTCGCCCTTCAGCGTCACCGACCTGCCGGACGGCAGCCACACCCTGCGGACCCGGGTGACCGCCAACGGCCTGACCAACCCGGCCGTGGGAGAAGCATCCTGGACCGTGGACGCGTTCCCCAAGGTCACGATCGACGACCAGCCGGATGCGCTCACCGACCAGACCAGCGCCGCGGTGGACTTCACCCTGAGCGAGGATGGTGCCACCCCCACACCGACCTCGGAGTGCCGGATCGACAGTCTCGACTGGGTGCCTTGCGGAAGCGGAGAGAGCTGGGAAGACCTCGACGACGGTGTTCACACGATCGAGATCCGCGCGACCGACGCCTTCGGCAAGCAGTTCGTCCGGTCGGTCAGCTGGACCGTCCTCACCGATGGCGGCAGCACCACGATCGACACGCCGTACCCGGCCTCGTTCACCCGTGACACCACGGCCGAGGTCAGCTTCTCCGGCAGCGCCAACACTGATCACACCGAGTGCTCGCTGGATGGCGGCCCCTGGCAGGCGTGCGCCAGCCCGACCACGGTGAACGGCCTGACCGAAGGCGAGCACACCCTCAGGGTTCGTTCGGTCAACGCGCTCGGCAAGGCGAGCGACCAGCCCGCGAGCATCACCTGGACGGTGGACCGCACCCCGGCAGTGGTCGAGATCACCGCCGGACCGTCGGGTCCGACCCCGAACGCTCCGGCCGCGTTCAGTTTCGAGTCGAGCGAGAGCTTCTCGACCTTCGAGTGCAAGCTCGACGGTGGCGACTACGCCCCGTGCAGCTCCCCGTTCGATCTGCCGAACGGCCTGGCGGACGGCTACCACAGCTTCCGGGTTGCGGCGATCGACCGGGCCGGCAACCGTTCCCTCGCTCCGCAGCGGGACTTCAAGCTGATGTCGTCCGCTGCGGCGGCCGAGATCACCTCCGGTCCGGCCGAGGGCTCGACCACCAAGGCCACCGCCGCCAGCTTCGGGATCTCGGCCGCGGCCCCGGTCCCCGGTTTCGAGTGCAAGCTCGACGGCGGTGATTACGGCCCCTGCTCCGACCCGGCCGCGGTAACCGGCCTGACCGACGGCAGCCACACCTTCTCGGTGCGGGCGATCGACGAGGTCGGCAACCGGGGTGCCGCCGCGATCCGCAACTGGACGGTCGACACCACCGCCCCGAGCACGGAGATCACGGCCGGACCCTCCGGCATCAGCGGATCGGCCGGCGCCGAGTTCCGTTTCGCGAGCTCCGAAGCCGGAAGCAGCTTCGAGTGCTCGCTGGACGATGCCGCCTGGCAGGCCTGCAACTCGCCGCTGAACCTGACCGGCCTGACCGAAGGCCCGCACGGTTTCCGGGTTCGGGCGACCGATCAGGCGGGCAACACGGACAGCTCCCCGGACAGCCGTGCCTGGACCGTGGACAGCACCGCGGCGGTACCCGATCCGCCGCTGCCGGACCCCGAGACCCAGCCCTGCGACTTCCGGACGCCGCGGGAACGCTGCGGCGATCCCTATCTGGTCGGGTCGGCCCGATCCTCCTTCCGCAAGAAGCGCGGCAAGGGTTCGATCAGGGTCGACATCGACTCCGGGGCGGTCGCCCTCAAGAGGGTGGTGGCCCGGATGCCTTCCGGACTTGAAACCAGGACCTTCTCCGGTGCAGCCGGGCGCAAGGTCGGCACCGTCACCCTGACCGGATCGAGCCGGAGCAGGGTGACCCTGAAGCTGCCTCGCCGGGTGAAGAAGGGCAACCTGGTCGCCGGCAGTAAGGGCGGAGCGAAGATCACCCTGAATCAGCGTTCGCTGGTTCTGACCAACCTGCCACCGGGCACAACCGGGGTGAAGATCAGACTCAAATCGAGTCGCGGACTGGGCATCTCCGCCTCGGTCTGCGGCACCAAGACCTGGCGGGCGGTCCTGACCGACACCGGTTCGGTGACCAGACTGGTCAGCGCCCAGGGCGACAACAACTGCGTCCGGAAGGGGACCCGATGA
- a CDS encoding PKD domain-containing protein, giving the protein MNRALRWLAPLGLAFLLAFGLAGSAAAQKVGNPGTFNFKVDSGLMKVKTQEFPFDDAQNINFNGTVDQNGNINIPTMTFPTFPISASGFNLTVYINVVGPTTGTINPMTGAASLRLKVWIKIDGVPLGGGCRIASAGSPVDVNALITGTSAFGQNTRTGVPYNLSTGKVTLVNATFGVPASSDCGPAGGTVDSTVGLPSPAGNNQAEFNITTTPKLTRGINPALSATPATGTAPFSTTLNASASTVAAGPATYRWDFTNDGTIDQTTSTPTANHTYTVGGTPTARVVVVDSDGDSAETTTQLTVNAYPDLGISAAHNGSFRVGNTETYRINLQNAGYAATSGPVNVTSTLPAGLTYDSVTGAGWGCSASGQDLTCSRSASIPVGGNASELGVNVDVGAAARPSVTPTFTVQAAGDNGPGNNSAADPTQVTATDLRLNLSHSVHAIKVGADPANLIELSAENVGDAATVGPTVIEDVLPAGLTPDSASGNGWSCVINGQTVTCTRSAAIAPGETTDPITLAVSGVLDPGVLGVTVNNQATVTAADDVDSANDTATDPTLILDGQDVGITKSHLGEFTAGQQEHYSISVENYGTDPTTGTTTVTDVLPNGLTFVAADGGPDWSCSESLGTVTCDHSAPLGAGDTAPPIDLTVAVGVAAIPAVTNTATVATPDDPNPANDSSSDVTVVKAIDLEVVKTHAGVIRVGKETTYTLAVRNAGDSPTNGVSTVTDVLPAGLTFVSADGGPDWSCSENLGTVTCDHAGVLAPGQSATGIELKVAVGPAAAPAVTNTATVATDDDFNPANDSTSDTADAIDADTAVSIGRTGTFRPGQTGTYQVTVRNEGSVPTANQTGVEVSLGNGLTFDSVTGSGWNCTESGGIVNCDRPAPLAGDTTAPAIRIKVAVGAGAVPTTTTTVNATTVGDRYTPNDVASDTATVTAPDLVITTAHEMPPYRDGDSGNVTHRVENGGTGATTGPITVTDTLPNGIDPIAATGVGWSCTINGQTVTCERDQALAAGASAGQISIEVRPTAAAFAPGETTATVSNSATVATEYDSNPANDQVSDQIDLVAVDALIGIDGPDQVTVGENMEWHLIVQNQGSAATRGTIRVTDVLPDGFSPRNSDGDGWVCSTAGSVVTCDTNAEIAPGGVLPRLTVRARVGADAAAQVSNQAGVSAAGDVIAGNNEVSFDTDVTAAPDLAVELESRAPAFRVGRTGGYELRVKNVGSSPAGGPVELTIDLPAGASFAGLDHGQGWTCDDSVAGEVTCRRNSPIEPDQISALGFRLAFGKSVADTITVTASLTAPTDGNAANDEASATDPVNRIDLALTRVAQGAWTKAGTGRYTLDVKNAGTAATDGPVTITETLPYGATLKSASGSGWSCQVDRRLLECVNPGPIAPGATSRLEIELDLARQATSPVAATSAVATDGDVNPANDTATERIELAGANPAAPGRATFRSGKAPITSSGVITVWMSCPAGAAGKCRGILSLKTAGKIRIRKVGRKYRKGKISLGKGPYVIAPGRSVPVQVPISRKALKAMKLNRTVKVIATATGEGVSKSLARITIRRTR; this is encoded by the coding sequence ATGAACCGCGCACTTCGCTGGCTGGCCCCGCTCGGGCTGGCGTTCCTCCTGGCGTTTGGTCTGGCCGGATCGGCCGCCGCGCAGAAGGTCGGCAACCCCGGGACCTTCAACTTCAAGGTCGATTCCGGCCTGATGAAGGTGAAGACCCAGGAGTTCCCTTTCGACGACGCCCAGAACATCAACTTCAACGGGACCGTGGACCAGAACGGGAACATCAACATCCCGACCATGACCTTCCCGACCTTCCCGATCAGTGCCTCGGGCTTCAACCTGACCGTGTACATCAACGTGGTCGGTCCGACCACCGGCACGATCAACCCGATGACCGGTGCCGCCTCGCTCCGGCTGAAGGTCTGGATCAAGATCGACGGGGTGCCGCTCGGCGGCGGCTGCCGGATCGCCTCGGCAGGCAGTCCGGTTGACGTGAACGCGCTGATCACCGGCACCTCCGCCTTCGGCCAGAACACCCGCACCGGCGTGCCGTACAACCTCTCGACCGGCAAGGTCACACTGGTCAACGCCACCTTCGGGGTGCCGGCCTCCAGCGACTGCGGTCCTGCCGGAGGGACGGTTGACAGCACGGTCGGGCTGCCTTCACCGGCCGGCAACAACCAGGCCGAGTTCAACATCACCACCACGCCGAAGCTGACCCGCGGGATCAACCCGGCCCTGAGCGCCACCCCGGCGACCGGGACCGCGCCGTTCAGCACCACCCTGAACGCCTCGGCCTCCACCGTTGCCGCCGGTCCGGCCACCTACAGGTGGGATTTCACCAACGACGGCACGATCGACCAGACCACGTCCACCCCGACCGCAAATCACACCTACACGGTCGGGGGTACCCCGACCGCCCGGGTGGTGGTCGTGGACAGTGACGGCGACTCGGCCGAAACCACCACCCAGCTCACCGTGAACGCCTACCCGGACCTCGGGATTTCAGCGGCCCACAACGGCAGTTTCCGGGTCGGCAACACCGAGACCTACCGGATCAACCTCCAGAACGCCGGTTACGCCGCCACCTCCGGTCCGGTCAACGTCACCTCGACCCTTCCGGCCGGACTGACCTACGACTCGGTCACCGGTGCCGGCTGGGGCTGCTCCGCTTCCGGCCAGGATCTCACCTGCAGCCGTTCCGCCTCGATCCCGGTCGGCGGCAACGCGTCCGAACTCGGGGTGAACGTGGACGTCGGTGCCGCGGCCCGTCCCTCGGTGACCCCGACCTTCACGGTCCAGGCCGCCGGAGACAACGGTCCCGGCAACAACTCGGCCGCCGACCCGACCCAGGTCACCGCAACCGACCTCAGGCTCAACCTGTCTCACTCGGTTCACGCGATCAAGGTCGGGGCCGATCCGGCCAACCTGATCGAACTCTCGGCCGAGAACGTCGGCGATGCGGCGACCGTCGGCCCGACCGTGATCGAGGATGTCCTGCCGGCCGGTCTCACCCCGGACAGCGCCAGCGGCAACGGCTGGAGCTGCGTGATCAACGGGCAGACGGTCACCTGCACCCGGTCGGCCGCGATCGCTCCCGGCGAAACAACCGATCCGATCACCCTCGCCGTCTCCGGGGTGCTCGACCCCGGGGTGCTCGGTGTGACCGTGAACAACCAGGCCACGGTGACCGCCGCCGATGACGTCGATTCCGCCAACGACACCGCCACCGATCCGACCCTGATCCTCGACGGTCAGGATGTCGGCATCACCAAGTCCCACCTCGGCGAGTTCACCGCCGGTCAGCAGGAGCATTACTCGATCTCGGTCGAGAACTACGGGACCGATCCGACCACCGGGACGACCACGGTCACCGACGTGCTGCCCAACGGCCTGACCTTCGTCGCCGCCGATGGTGGCCCGGACTGGAGCTGCTCCGAGAGTCTCGGTACCGTCACCTGTGATCACAGCGCCCCGCTCGGCGCCGGGGACACCGCCCCGCCGATCGACCTGACCGTCGCGGTCGGGGTGGCGGCGATCCCGGCGGTGACCAACACCGCCACGGTCGCAACCCCGGACGATCCCAACCCGGCCAACGACAGTTCTTCCGACGTGACGGTCGTCAAGGCGATCGATCTCGAGGTCGTCAAGACCCACGCCGGGGTGATCCGGGTGGGGAAGGAAACGACCTACACCCTGGCGGTGAGAAACGCCGGTGACTCCCCGACCAACGGGGTTTCAACCGTGACCGACGTGCTGCCCGCCGGCCTGACCTTCGTCTCGGCCGATGGCGGCCCCGACTGGAGCTGCTCCGAAAACCTCGGGACGGTGACCTGCGACCACGCCGGCGTCCTGGCTCCCGGCCAGAGTGCCACCGGGATCGAACTCAAGGTGGCGGTCGGTCCGGCTGCCGCCCCGGCGGTCACCAACACCGCCACGGTGGCCACCGACGATGATTTCAATCCGGCCAATGACTCGACCTCGGATACCGCCGACGCGATCGACGCCGACACCGCGGTCTCGATCGGCCGCACCGGAACCTTCCGGCCCGGCCAGACCGGCACCTACCAGGTGACGGTCAGAAACGAAGGCTCGGTTCCCACCGCCAACCAGACCGGGGTCGAGGTTTCACTCGGGAACGGCCTCACCTTCGACTCGGTGACCGGCAGCGGCTGGAACTGCACCGAGTCGGGTGGCATCGTGAACTGTGACCGGCCGGCACCGCTGGCGGGCGACACCACCGCCCCGGCGATCAGGATCAAGGTCGCGGTCGGCGCGGGCGCCGTCCCGACGACCACCACCACGGTCAACGCCACCACCGTCGGTGACCGGTACACCCCCAACGACGTGGCCTCCGACACCGCCACGGTGACCGCACCGGACCTGGTGATCACCACGGCACACGAAATGCCCCCCTACCGGGACGGCGACTCCGGCAACGTCACGCACCGGGTGGAGAACGGCGGAACCGGGGCGACCACCGGTCCGATCACCGTGACCGACACGTTGCCGAACGGGATCGATCCGATCGCCGCCACCGGTGTCGGCTGGAGCTGCACGATCAACGGCCAGACTGTGACCTGCGAACGTGACCAGGCCCTGGCGGCCGGTGCGAGCGCCGGCCAGATCTCGATCGAGGTCCGGCCGACCGCCGCCGCGTTCGCCCCCGGTGAGACGACGGCGACGGTGAGCAACAGCGCCACGGTTGCCACCGAGTACGACTCGAACCCGGCCAACGACCAGGTCAGCGACCAAATCGATCTGGTCGCGGTCGATGCCCTGATCGGGATTGACGGACCGGACCAGGTGACGGTCGGCGAGAACATGGAATGGCATCTGATCGTCCAGAACCAGGGGTCCGCTGCGACCCGCGGGACGATCCGGGTCACCGACGTCCTGCCGGACGGTTTCAGCCCCCGCAACTCGGATGGCGACGGCTGGGTCTGCAGCACGGCTGGATCGGTGGTGACCTGTGACACCAACGCCGAGATCGCGCCGGGCGGGGTGCTTCCCCGCCTGACGGTTCGGGCCCGGGTCGGTGCCGACGCGGCCGCCCAGGTGAGCAACCAGGCCGGCGTGAGCGCGGCCGGCGACGTGATCGCCGGCAACAACGAGGTCTCCTTCGACACGGATGTGACCGCCGCGCCCGATCTCGCGGTCGAGCTCGAGTCCCGTGCCCCGGCCTTCCGGGTCGGCAGAACCGGCGGCTACGAGCTGCGGGTGAAGAACGTCGGCAGCAGTCCGGCCGGGGGACCGGTCGAGCTGACGATCGACCTGCCGGCCGGGGCGAGCTTCGCCGGACTCGACCACGGCCAGGGCTGGACCTGCGACGACAGCGTTGCCGGCGAGGTCACCTGCCGGCGCAACTCCCCGATCGAGCCCGACCAGATCTCCGCGCTCGGCTTCCGGCTCGCGTTCGGCAAGTCGGTTGCGGACACGATCACGGTCACCGCATCACTGACCGCTCCGACTGACGGCAATGCCGCCAACGACGAGGCGTCGGCCACCGACCCGGTGAACCGGATCGACCTCGCCCTGACCAGGGTCGCCCAGGGCGCCTGGACCAAGGCCGGAACCGGCCGCTACACGCTCGACGTGAAGAACGCGGGGACTGCCGCCACCGACGGACCGGTGACGATCACCGAAACCCTGCCCTACGGCGCCACCCTGAAATCGGCATCCGGCAGCGGCTGGAGCTGCCAGGTGGACAGGCGCCTGCTGGAATGCGTCAACCCGGGGCCGATCGCCCCGGGCGCCACCTCCCGGCTCGAGATCGAGCTCGACCTCGCCCGTCAGGCGACCTCCCCGGTTGCCGCGAC